The Branchiostoma floridae strain S238N-H82 unplaced genomic scaffold, Bfl_VNyyK Sc7u5tJ_1305, whole genome shotgun sequence genomic interval catttacagtactttgcgTTTGGTACTACACCTGTTagtagcgacacctagctgcagacCGCAAACGGCAGTCTTGAATAAAacagttgtgtacaaagaatcttgCTTTCCTCATTAGAAATTGCTGTCAAACATGCACGTTCTTTATCATAGCAGCGGCTACgtaagatcaaggaggttgattttaaacctccttggtaagatCAACTCATTCCTTGCTCGATCAGTGATACCTCAATAATTCAAATGTCACTAGTACGTGGTGCGATACCAACTGTCTGTCTTCTGTAATGTAAATTTGAACTGAACTGTTGAGCTGAATGTTTGAACTCACAATTCTATTCTGTAAATAATCATGTTTTAATCAATTATGTCACGCGTAAGGATTTTAACCAATACTTGTTATTGACAAATTTGCAATTAAATGCAATTATATTTTTTATTAACACAGGTACAATTCAGAACACCATGGCTGACTGCGAGgctttgtgtattttaagtGACTTCTCAaataaaaacctttttttcatgTTATGATTACCGTCTGAACGACATCCCCTGTCCCTGTATAGTTTCCGTCAGGCCTGCAAAGTCGTCCACAGTTTCTCCGAGCAGGTCATAATGACAAGGAAAGAGGAACGGAAGAAAGAAGAACTGAAAGAGGAAGACTTCACCTCCCCGGGCTACAAAAGTGGGAAGTGTTTGGACTTCGTGGATATCTTGTTGCAGGCGAAGGTAATTAACATCATGGTTATGGTGCTGCACGTTTGCGTACTAGACAATAAAATTCCATATGACAACCTGTCTTAATTTTCAGATGGCCGTTTCgaacttttattttatttacaatattcacacgtaacgttacaaaacaTAAACTATCCAAATCATAAAGCTAAACCAAACCTTATACAGAGGAAATTATGAGATAAAGTATAGATCAAACAGAGGATGATGTACCAGTTGTAAATAATCGTCCCCACTTTCATGGGTGCTTCGCTATCTTCCCTCTCCAAGTATAGATTTGACATACAAGCTTTTCGAAGAAATTATATATAACGTGATTAATCAATGATTTGAAGTGTCTTTTACATCACACCTCCCCAACACCACTCCACCCCACCCCAAAACTGTCCGGCCGAAttcctttgtggaaatgtgacgtaagtaTCACCGTTTCTTCAGGACGAAGACGGTACCGGACTGAGCGTTTCCGAGATCCGTGACGAAGTCAACACTTTCCTGTTCGCTGGCCACCACACTACTGCCAGCGGAGTCAGTTGGACACTCTTCTATCTGGCCCAACACCAGGATTACCAGGACGAGTGCAGGAGGGAGGCGGAAGGCGTACTGGAGGGACGGACAGAAATAACTTGGTGAGGGCgtgcttatacccctgtcacatgtagcgaaaatcgatcggacgacgagtctacGAGCtatgtaatttagagctcgcagacccGTCGTCCGATCAGtttttgctacatgtaacaAGGGTATTAGGACACGGTCACAAAGTTCGTGCGGTTGTCGTGCAATTGCTGACTTCAGGCGTTTTCCGGGACAGCCATTCATGTTTGCTTCAGAGTACAGCTGTCTTGCAACACAAAACGCTGTCTAGGATCCTTGCCGGTGGTTGgatctgtcacggcctgcttgaaaatcctatggcagcaaaatcttacgacgatcgcacgagcGCCTATCACTGTTTACCTGTCTGGATTAGCTTTTCGTCGCTACAACAACTGACCACATAACATGATCTTTAATGACTTGTCGTAACAATAgtgcagcgactttcgtaaggtctactacAACTATATTTGTGAACAAACAGATGTGTAAATATGACTTCCCTGTGTCTGTGAATAAgtatcaacatgttgagtcaTGTTGAGCAGTATTCTTTACACCATTGGTTCTAGTTCAGTTCATTTTATCCATCAGGCGACACTAGAATGTTCCTCCAGTCGACTCATGGCAGACAAGAGGTCTTCTAGTGTCTAACGATTCTTTTATACATTTACCTATTTATACACTGTAAGGTTTATTTACCTTGGTCATTAACATACCCACAGTACTTCTCACATGATGAGCACAtgagtcaaacctgcccaagacggtAAGCAGACAAAAGTGACCGTTTGGGACAGGTGACCGGCTTAaagaggtttgactgtatagagTGCTTACAGGTGAACTTTTGACCCTCTGTCCTCAAATTGAAATGAGTCACATCCAATGTCACGTGTCCTGAAcgaaagtgtgacgtcagcaatgggtcaaagttTCCCGGCAGtcggtatcagcccccgtctctgttgagggatggtCGCAGGGCTCTAATGTAGAGGGCCTCTTGTATCCCTAATTTGTTGGATCTCTTGTCTTTTTGTATCCCTTGTACTGTTGTAACCCATGCATTGATGGATCCGTAGTGTTGTTGGATCCCTTGTATTGTCGTAACCCTTGTATTGTTGGATCCACAGTGTTGTTGCATCCCTTGAGTTATTCTCGGTGTTCCTGTTGTGTTTTTCCAGGCACGACGTTGGTAAACTGCCGTTCCTCACCATGTGCATTAAGGAGAGCCTGCGCTGCGTTCCGCCCGTGGCTCGCTCGGCGCGCACCCTGCAGCTGGACCTGACGTTTGCTGACGGGAAATGGCTGCCAAAGGGTCAGCTGGGTTTTCATACCCTATCATTTATAATATGCTCTGATATATCATACATGGGCCGTGATAatgtttgatacgggtgttccggataGGGTGATAACTTTTGTTATCACACTGGCTTCTATTGTTATCACACGAGCTTCCATATAATAATTCGGACGTACCGAGTGCGCCACTGTCGAAAATAAGAATACCTAGGTCTGATTGTGACGTTGGAAATAACcatttttgttcgaggacaccatttttttttcaaattttggcgcattttgtattgaaacatgtgttttctcaggcgggtatgacataaataaaatacaactcggtgtattccgcatcaccctcggtcccaggtCGTTCCGCGgttacctcgggtgatacggaatacacatTGATGTATATCAAAGCTCCTTGTGTATATTAGTCTtgacttgttttctttgcatTAGTATATTAATATTCTTTGCTTATGTGTGTATACCTTATAACTATGATTAATACAACTTAAAACTGAATTCTCTCTAGCTTCCCTTGCAGGTTTTGTTCACTGCTCTTATGACTTAATGTCTCCATACATGCgaataaacaaataattaaagaaataaacgaaaatacaaaaaaaaatcaatcattgCTGTCTGGGTTTCCATAGATAATGATGCATGACTCACAATGCCGGTTCTTATATGTACATACATCTCCTTCCCCAGGCACCTCCGCTGTAGCTGACTTCCCCGGACTCCACAGGAACAGCGAGATTTGGGAAAATCCGACGGTAAATTTCACGTTATTCACCCGTCAACTGTCCCTGCGTTAAGCTTCCTCGCCTATTCCTTTGCAATTGTGATCTCCGTTATTATACCCCCcacacattaggcgaaaatcgatcggaagactagtctgCGAGCTCTAGATTATGAGGAgtcatgaccctgatgccgacgaagaaatggcagagttcccgtCAGGGttatgcctcctcgtaatttagagctcgcagactcgtcgtctgatcgattttcgcctaatgtgagggaagggggggggggggtattaccAGCGCCAGCTTAGGGGCGTATCTCGCTGAAGCTGAGGTATGTTGGCGGGCTCGCTGAGGCCGAGCGATTCGACAAAGTGCCCAATGTGTTTCATCGGTAAAAAATAACCTCCTTACGCTATGTCATgcgttttgttgtattttcagtCAAAATTGTATGTTTACATGATATCCCTATCACGAATTTATATATTGACCCCTCCAGGTGTACGATCCTTACCGCTTCTCACCTGAGAACTCCGAGAGGAGGCCTCCCCACGCCTTCCTACCCTTCTCTGCAGGACCGAGGTAAGGAGTGTATTCTTATCATTTATGTCCCCAAAAGTCTTGTGCTGGAGGCAACCATGGTCCCCGACAATCTTGCtaaggatgggactaggtgagatGAGGTGATGTCCCTAAAAATAGGTATTGAGTATTGATAGAAAAATATAAATTTTGTGGCGCCTCAACCTATAGATTTACAGGTCTTGAAAAATATGTATGATAGAAGCAGATGTATCAGGTAAAAAAGTAGTTTACCTTTAAACTATATAAGTTGTTGTCGACGAACGGTGCAATGTTTTGATgataactgcaatattttgaattactatcaattttcttcgaacaatgactgtttattaaaggtNNNNNNNNNNNNNNNNNNNNNNNNNNNNNNNNNNNNNNNNNNNNNNNNNNNNNNNNNNNNNNNNNNNNNNNNNNNNNNNNNNNNNNNNNNNNNNNNNNNNACCTCTTcacaatattttgaatgtattgcaattttaaaccaccgtccgttgacttgatatccctaaatatatccctgttttcaaaacaacggatttaggttacccctcgaattaaggtgaactggcgttaaaAGTAATCCCATATCCTCAAGCCGGAGGTGCAGTGGtttttatccactgtgtctaaatctcggtattggaaggtggagctcATCTTTACCTGcatggtaacttatatccgttgtttttcaaaacagagtATAATTTAGTGACACCAAGTCAAGGGATTTTGGAAAGGTTGCAGCTTGATGCAACAACGGATAACGGCCACCCCAAATAACTCTATTTAATATAATAACGAATATAGGTttcccctcggataaaggtgaactagcgttacccctTTTTACACCTTATCGGCGTGAGGAAACTGCTTTGCCCCACGTCATCAGTATGCACAGGTATATACTCCTTAGCGGCGCCCTTATATCCTGATGACGTGTCTGTAGGAACTGCATCGGGCAGAACTTCGCCATGAACGAGATGAAGGTGACCTTGGCCCTGACCTTGCAGCGGTTCCGGCTGGAGCCTGACGTCACCAAACCTCCCGTCATCCCCTGCGACGGGATAACTCTGCAGGCTCGGGGCGGCATCTGGGTCAAAGTTCACCCGCTAAAGACCAATACGTGATAATAATAGTTTTataattatgatttattttcaGTTCTATAATTATACATGATAATAATTGTGCTATGCTGCGATCAATAAAAAACGCCTATAATTCCACAATCTCccacgcagagacatccaacggcgccagcaaaccgcctcttgtctgtactctgctatctcaaccgtcaccatcagttcctgtgggcgtcgccacgaaacagctgtcagccaatcagagaataggcctttcagtttttttaatattcataATCAGGttaggaactgatggtgacagttgagatagcagagtacagacaagatgCGGTTctctggcgccgttggatgtttCTGCGTAGGAGAATTTAGTTCCTTGTGATAATCTATTCGGTTTACATTTTGTGTCGCATGTAACTTAGAACaagaactgttacagtaatcGCAATCCAAAATACAAATgatttgtataaataatgagACATACTGTGACAGCTTTGAGTGGATATGGATTTTACACATttaggacttatttgcatagtcACTAAGAAACATCAGCTAAAGTTATCATTAAGATGGAAGAGCAAGAAGGTGTGATATAACGCCTTGAACGTATGTAGGTTATATGAatatacatgatacaaaatattCTTATTCTTTTGTTGTGGAAATAGAGAAGATGGATGGATTTTATTGTTTAAAGACTAAGCGAACCGGATCCAGGGCGAATGTACTCTGCGGATGTCGGCCCCTAGCTCATTGCAAATTTTGTTATTTCGCAAAATTGATAACTTAAGTAAAGATATTTTGTTCTATTCTTTGAATTCAATAGACCTATATCTCAAATCTAACGCtcataaaaaaagtaaagatTGTGTTGGCCCCATGGTATAATTGTAATaattcatgtaatgtcattttaTCTTTCAGTTAGTATAGAACAACGGCAATTTCCCATAGTTAAGATTATGTAAGCTTTCCTCGTGAATTAtataacaatctttattgacacgacaaaagcacagcgactttcgtaaggtctatatgtataacaactacttacagtacaactaaacacatatatatatatggatatctataggtatggatacatcaacataaagggtctagcatgtcatttacataagAGGTAACAGAATGCCTCACATAGTTATGGAAATGTGGTTTTATTCTTGCCCAGTCTATAAATAGATTTGAAGAAAGGTTCTATATTTTGGCAAGGCCATGATGGAAAATTACATTTTCTAAACCTTTCAATAATAATAAACGAGTGAAGGTCAACGTACTGGACTGTTTTAGTTTCTCGTCTACAATCTAAGCCTCTGTGACCTGTAAACTTTAGAGCGCGTCTGAAGGAACTAGTCTGTTGTCCAGCCAACCATCCGCACATTTTGGTAAGTGTCAAAATTTTTCACACATATGCTCATATGCTCCATGTACCGGGACGTCTGAGACGTACAAAGAAATCTACTGGGTCTTTTCTTACACGATTTCCCTGGGGACGGATTGAAATGTTCGAACATCGCGCGACAGTAAAGTGGCACTCGGTCCAACCGGTTTGGCAGCTTGTTATTATGTGTGCAGTATGCACGGCAAGATGGCGGCGCTAGAGAGACAGATGTGTGGTTAGTGTTTATCAGGAGCTTTAACAAGATTTTCCCTGATCTCCCGACTGTAGCAGCATCTTATGTGGTATGCGCTGAAACCTGCCCTGGAAGAAGAGGCTACGTGACTACCAAGCAGTGTCTTGAGCGGTAACCTTAAGTGGTACGTAAGATATATTCTGTTTGGTGCCCTTCTTGGGGTCAAGGCACACGTAATCCTGAGttcttttcaaatattttcataccATTTTCGCAACTTTGTATTAACATTATATAACTATATACAAAGCGTAGCTTGGAAGATTACGTGTGTATAACTTGACCCAGCCATCCAGTGATCTGTTCCTTTATTGTTTACGATTGAACGATGCTGGGTTAAGAAAGGCAAAATTCAAACCATAGTCCTTTTAGAGCCATAGGTGGTAGTGtgctgttatccactgtgtctaggacacaGTATGGGGAGGCGGAGCCCGTCCCTCTCATTCCAtagccttttacctccccaaccgaagtcaggtgcccattcttacacctggGCGGAGCGAGAAAGGCGTTATGTAAAGCCGAGTCTCGGTTTCCTAGCCTAGCCACTGGGCCATATGACGCCACAGATGCTAGTACTATCGTatgaaattatgaaaggaaCTTCTTCCTTTATTGCGATATCCTTTATCCTTTAGGCTAGTCTTCCATGGTTAGAAGTTCgaacaataaaacatacatatacagaacaaacatatatatatatatatagagagagagagagagacacacacacacaaaagaaacaTATACAATCATAGCACAATTATTTTGTccaaatgaaagctcatctgtgttggtagaatctaTGGCTGTAAAGTTTaagctttcttccaacacatctgaagaaggtcaacGCGTTTAAACCGAAAATTTCTGGAGAGTTCCTTTCTTTTTGTAATGGAATAAAACTTAACATCTACAAACATCTGCTCCTACTCAACGGAtggcacacttctgttaattgcacggaattcccAAAACTGGTGCAGTCCTGCTGGATAACtccgcattattgcaccatccgaataattgcacgaaatatgctggcacatgttttttgcaattaaACTGCTTCTGCTGTATTAAGTGGTAAATTTAGATACATAAAtgaatgtttattgcaaattcttgcccgagggctaattgcaggtacaaacaacatgtataataaggaaaatacaaaggtgctaggaactacattctatgactatgctgtgCTACTTAAGTGtgcattatactggttttgttgggtttgacttcttctcaaATAGCACGACTATTTTGTCCCTACTCCAGACCCCGCGATGTTCCTCGTGCGGCGCGTCCGTCCCCGCAGACTCTGTGTGTTCTTCACGGTGCTCGGGCTCGTATTGGCCGCAGGTATcgttaaatatttttttttccatcgaAGAGCTTTATCAGCATTTGGGAGACTTCATTTTCTGAATTGTTATTAATTTACAATACTTTAAAACTTTCTCAGTgtgttagaaatatttgaaaatacagaaaatcgtACTTATTTGACATTATACAATTTGCAATAGACAAACGATTAAAAATCACAGAAAAACAGTGACAgaagtatacatttgtacattgcgAATCCTTTGTGTGAAGCAGTGTTGTTTCGCAAGCATGATCGTTTTAGTCTCTCTGTTCTACATTCTGCTAGTGTGAGATGGTCATGGTTACGTAGTGTCCTTCTGGTTTGTTCTTTCTTGTCACTATAGGAATCGTTCTACAAACGGACCGCGAGAACCGAACCATTATAGACCTGAGCGATGAGGACACGGAGAGAAACGCGCTGTCCACCCCGACTGTAGCTCGCACCACAGACGTCTCTACTCAGCCATACTCGCCTAAGAAGGTGGTAGTGTTGATGTCCCTGAGTAAATGTGGCGGTTCGTCCGTGGGAGAACTCTTCAACCAGAACCCGGACGTCTTCTACTTCTTCGAGCCGCTGTGGGGATTAGAGTACGCCATCAAGAAGTCAAACGAGGAGAACGGCACGAAAGGTACAAAAACAGTGTTAGTCCATACTCTTATATACGGATGTATAGTCTGTTTTAAATGTCACACTATTACTAAAATGGTAACGTTGTTGATTGCTAATTTCAGTCTTGGTGTATTTCAATTACTGATAAGTAacatgttatgttgtatatgtTAGGGTTGCTAttttaagactaaaactaaattaagccagttttacagcaaaGTATTACATGCTGTAATGGTGTTTtagtattcaaatacaattcaatctctacaactggataaaaaacggatatttacttccggacgtttcgagtgacatccatcactcttcttcagcaaaagcagaatgaactagtcagaacaattcaataccagtacagctaactagccGGTGTTTtagtatgtttgtgtatgtatgtagtatgtatgtatgtatgtaagcaGACCCTACCGTGCcttaaagctggccaaggagtaaaACCGGTGTCCGTTTGACTCCgtttggccggctacactccttggccagctttaatactatctcgaaggcaccgtaggatctgcttggagactattatgtatgtatataattatgtataaaatAAACCATTCCATAAAGACAGGATAGACGACTATCAGCGGCTGTCATTCCGCCTTGTGAACTCCGGCTCGCACTGTAACGTGTCGGAGGACTCGCGCATCTTCCTGACGGTCTACATGAAGGTAACGTGGAGGATgaagtagtctccaagcagacccatcggtgtcttagagataatatatcaaagctggcaaaggagtatagccggccaaagggagatagccgaccaaagggagtcaaacgggcacctggtgccgctatactaagtccctggccagctttgatactatttctaaggcaccgtagggtctgcttggagactaggatgaagtacattttactgtagATTGCCCTTTGTGTGATAGCGATAGAAGCATTCTATTTAACTCTGTGTTAAGAACTTAATAAGTAGATTtccccactttagatacttgaGTAGTAAAgaaaaatttatattccttacagACTTTGATAAGCCAACtctaacaagactggcaataaaaacgtattattgccatgacgacgattgagggtacaacaatacagctcaaagcagaaatagactggaacttccctgtcgcactatccctggcacaatatactagcccacctgtaacataaacctacagccagcagaaatgtactatccccggtgacctacattccaccattgcataccagagatacatctggaacagatttagggggggggggggttgacttgcatacccagcatactgtggagtactagcattcttggaaaaatgcctgtgcaattcctagaatttttgcagactgaatgcaatactgtaaatgcagaaatattcgcggtggattaatgttcgcggttttcgcggtgaccactttagcgcgaatttaaaaccaccgcgaacatttttctataatggtagtAGACTGCAgcctatggtgttaccgcgaaattaaatccaccgcgaaaagtactttttaccgctaccgcgaaattaaatccccgcgaacttaaatgcatttacagtatataccacttgacgactcccctgaggcgtcgtcaaaaatacatgtacagctagctacatttatgcaattaccaaaaAGCGATAGGACTCTACTTGTACAAGAGTAGACTAGAcgtatatatatagaatacaacacggtgtattccgtatcacccaaggtatcaggTCGACCGCGGGTCGGGTCGcacgaaggccggagggtgatccgacccgcgggagggctgggaccgagggtgatgcggaatacaccgtgttatattttatttatgtcatacccacctgagaaaacccgtGTTTTGAttcgaaatgcgccagaagttgaacaaatttggtggcctcgaacaataagtgttgcaacagcaatgttccaacgtccgaatcaggtattcgaattgccaaccgagccgtattcggcccgctcgaaacagttcgatttattcgaatggagcctgtgtgatacgcctttcgaacctgtgcgatacggaaaagtacggcccggtccggaacacccgtatcgaacgttttcgcgtcacaggtatgatataaatgcacatataaatgtatgtgattgtttccattgttacatgtatgttatgtatatgGTTGTTACTagtaccatgtgacctgtacttggcCCATTGGGGCAAAaacgtgcaataaaggtcttcttccCTTCATTCCTGAAGAACACGATCTTCAGCGGCGCGCACCGGAGTGAGTCCATGCGGACAGTGTGCGAGCTGGCCAAGCAGCGCCTCCCGCAGTCAGAGAGCAGATGTCCCATCAACGATAACAAGGTAGGAGGGATCCAATAGAATCAGTTTTGCTAAATTCTATTTTGCTGTTACATTTCCCGTTTAACCTTGCATTGATTTAATCTTTTGTATGTACAAGCCATATTAttatgcaattagcccacgggcaagaatttgcaataaacttgattatCCACCCTATCTATCCCCATGtagcacatttttttctgtgttgctATCATAATTATTTTTGGTTTGATCTTTATTCCCCCTTATTTATTACTTATGTTCCTTTTGTTTTGACTCTATGTATTGTTATTCTTGTTTCGGTGTCTTATAAGCCAATGTGGGCTGGGCCATCGCGACTTTCTTTCATTGatttattcattgattcattcattcattcacaaggTACCATTcgttcattctttctttctttcatccattcattcacaaGGTGCCTGACGTCATAGAACAGCTGTGCAAAGAGAAGCCCCATTACGTAGTGAAGGTCATCCGGGTCAAGGACATCATGGCGCTTCGGCAGTTCGCGTTCGAGGAGGAGGTGGACTACAGGATTGTGCAGGTTGTATGAACCAAGCAATAGAACcaataaagacatttttgtacatttttgcccaaccgggctaaaTACAGGTCACAGCAAAGACAAAACAGCAAACGTGTAAAAGTATCATAGAtctaggatataggagaattcttgtacacaaccaaaattaaacttacttgcttacgtttcggtgtctatcagacaccttcctcagagcttctgactgaagttcggcttcttctcgcttcttggtaatggtgaagaTAAAGGACTGTATTGGTTTAGCAACTATAGtctgtcaaaacgcatgaggaatgtAAATTTGTCAGTGCTACCCATACGTCTAtagtgagggaatctactttttATCTATCTAAACTAAATAGATAggatatttctatcattaacaGACAAGGTACAATCTCTGacaaagtgcacttcatctGATACAGTGCTTTTCTTTACACTTAgtttttatttgcttatttcttATAGTTTATAGCttgttaacgttataactgTACGCTGGAGGTGTGGGCCCTGTAaaggatgtaacgttactatcCTGTAGCCCACACCTCTCAGATCTCATTCTGTGAatcttgataaataaataaaagtgtTTGAAGTTCAAAACTTACAGATTTTTATCACCCAGGTGATCCGAGACCCCCGCAGTGTCATCGCCTCCCGGCTGAGAGCGAAGTACTCCACAAACTCCACCTTACAGAAGTACACCGAAGAGCACGTGCGGGAGGCCGGGTACCAGTACCTGTGCAGGTGGGTGAGAACtgacgtacatacatacatacatctataacctaagggcacaacccgccgtacgtaaaactgcgtgctgtctacgagccaaaacgtgggcaatctcttgggatccgtaagtggtaagtaccgcctccttacgaactcgtagggaatccgacggattttggagcacgcagacacgccgtagaactttacgtgcaggcaaagctttgtgtgccatcgggctgcggattcgccccccgtacgtgccagtacgggcgacgtgcctgtcatgtacagcctgaacgttttcagaagtacgtggcggacatggcctcccaaaaaacctaTGGACAAATTGCAGGTAAggcggattgtgcccttagcttaacggaGATAATATCTTAATGTACAGGTGGATGTCCGACAACGCGCGGACCCAGGACAGCATCACTCCGTGGCTGGAGAGCCGCTTCGCCTCGCTGCGGTTTGAAGACTTCGCGGCGAACAGAGTCGTCACAGCTGAGAGGATGTACAGTTTTGTCGGGCTGCCTCCACATAAACAGGTGACGCATTTCTGCAGGCTGTACgacataacgttaacattgtAAAATAGTTTTGCTACTCAAGAAAGTATAAGTGTATTTACAACGCCTTATCTTTATTCCTTTCTTCCGCCcctccttctttccttccttccttattTATACATGgttttattcctttattccttcATCCTTTCGCTCATTTCTTCTTTCCTCtgttcattccttccttcctttctttcttacCACTTCCATCCATTCCCCGTGTACAGATGCTAAACTGTCTGAGTACCCAAACCCCGTCCTGTCGTCAATGTACGGACCTCTGGAGAACCCTGTTTtgttatctctctctctctatatatatataatgtagatAGCTCCATTATTAGATTAAAAGCGCGCCTTCCGATCCTTTATCCATCCCCTGTACAGATGCTGAACTGACCGGTTGCATACACCCCGTCCTGTCGTCAATGTAACTTGTAAGGACCCATGGAGAACCCTTCTTTGTTAGTGTAGATAGCTCCATATCATCATCCGTAAAAACGCGCGCGTCTTACCTTTATCCATCCCCTGCACAGATGCTGAACTGGCTGAGTGCCCACACCCGGCCCGCACTGGACAGGAAGGACCCCTGGCGGTCCCTGCTGGAATGGGAGGCCATCAGACTGATCCAGGCGGACCCGGCGTGTCAG includes:
- the LOC118407337 gene encoding cytochrome P450 4F2-like, whose protein sequence is MVASAEDEQSLVSDFLRLLSAHARLPAGVTAPTLVLWTLVVVLSVRLSVRLSVCVLSFIAWQVKIWRDRLLSLEEKDRCSVWRLGPFLPVLSCSHPDTVRPILGGKTQKTSWVYGFFRPWLGDGLLISEGQKWQRNRRLLTPAFHFDILKHYVTLFSESTQVLLEKWLSRGPGASVELFDQIGLMTLDNILKCSLGYHSNCQTDGQSAPYIQAVHDLTSLIDERVDRPLQHIDFIYYLTAKGRRFRQACKVVHSFSEQVIMTRKEERKKEELKEEDFTSPGYKSGKCLDFVDILLQAKDEDGTGLSVSEIRDEVNTFLFAGHHTTASGVSWTLFYLAQHQDYQDECRREAEGVLEGRTEITWHDVGKLPFLTMCIKESLRCVPPVARSARTLQLDLTFADGKWLPKGTSAVADFPGLHRNSEIWENPTVYDPYRFSPENSERRPPHAFLPFSAGPRNCIGQNFAMNEMKVTLALTLQRFRLEPDVTKPPVIPCDGITLQARGGIWVKVHPLKTNT
- the LOC118407325 gene encoding carbohydrate sulfotransferase 3-like; translation: MFLVRRVRPRRLCVFFTVLGLVLAAGIVLQTDRENRTIIDLSDEDTERNALSTPTVARTTDVSTQPYSPKKVVVLMSLSKCGGSSVGELFNQNPDVFYFFEPLWGLEYAIKKSNEENGTKDRIDDYQRLSFRLVNSGSHCNVSEDSRIFLTVYMKNTIFSGAHRSESMRTVCELAKQRLPQSESRCPINDNKVPDVIEQLCKEKPHYVVKVIRVKDIMALRQFAFEEEVDYRIVQVIRDPRSVIASRLRAKYSTNSTLQKYTEEHVREAGYQYLCRWMSDNARTQDSITPWLESRFASLRFEDFAANRVVTAERMYSFVGLPPHKQMLNWLSAHTRPALDRKDPWRSLLEWEAIRLIQADPACQKVMKLFGYIPAADKSDLTSDGWASVKPVAAHVVAIS